In the genome of Fusarium poae strain DAOMC 252244 chromosome 1, whole genome shotgun sequence, the window TGTATTGGGTCTCAGCTGTGAAATATCCACATTCTCGTTACGTTGCCAGAACAAACGATTTGGATCAACTCGCTGCAAACTATTAGGTTGTGATCGCAGATCGTTACTTGGGACTTTCAGAGCTTACCACTGTTTCGCGCCAGCGGCCGTAAGCAGGAGGCATTACTTTTGCCGCTTCACTATCCCCGCCAACGGCCTCTTCATCTTGTGCAAGAACAACGGGGATAGGAACTGGAGGTACTGCATATCGTGGGCCACGGTATCGGGGAGGTCGGTTGGCCCGCAGAGCAGCCTCTCGGTTGCCTTTAATTATCAGGAGGCAGAGCCTTATAAGTCCGTGGAAGAAGAAAGCTGCTGCAAAtaggatgacgaggatgagcaTGATATTCATCTCGCGCGTATTAACCTTGCTGGCCATTGACAGGCAGAGGTCTATGCCGTTCTGTTAGTGTCGCATTCGGATATCAGTCTCACAATCGGGCTGTGACTTACAGACAGTAACGAGTATAATCAAGAACAAACCCGAGGTCATACACCTCAAGATCTGCGCTCGCATACGTCTTGATCGCACCCATGGTATACAACCCAAAAAGTATTTTGGGTGTTGCTCACGACTTCTACGCGATCTATGACCATCACGCCCTCCCTCACGGTGatccctcctccttctttgCCTGTCAATAGGTCCACCAAGAAGTTCAGAGAGATGCGCTTCTAAAGGAGAAGTCGGAGAGCTTTGTTGACGACGCTGGCGTCGAGATTGTTGCGATTCTGAAGAGGGTGTAGCGACAGGTTCCGGTCTCGTAAGTGACAAAGGCTCAGCGATGGGTAGTAATGGTGAGGGAGAGGCTGTCGCATTACGAATATCGTCAGTCTGCGATGGGTTACTGTTACGATCCCATATTCGCAAAAAGCTTGGTACCGCAAATCGTCGACCAGCGTTGGGTCGGTTCGAATTGGAGTCTTGGGATTTGACGCTTTCGATTTCGGGTAGCTGAGGTTGTCCAGTCATTGAAGCAGGTTCTCCACGGCCCAGTAACCTTGACAAAGGTGCAATTCTTGGACGAGGCTCTGGCATGATGGGCTGTCCCTGTCCAGCTTCGATATCGACATTGGCGTTGGCATCGGCATTGGCAATGCCTTGATTCGAATTTCCATCTCGCTCCATGCGTGATCGTTGTATAAGATCAGCACGAAGCCTCTCCATGTCGGTGCGATCCAAAGTCATCTTTTTCTCAGCGGGGACCAAGGCAAGTATATACGGTGCGATGGGTACCGTTAAGTACGACTCAGGTAAAGCGACTAAGATGGCGCTATCGTGGATTTTCGACAAGGTAGCGAGAGTGTACAAACATACGATTTACACGATTGTTATGATGAAGCCGAGTTTTGTTGTACCATCACGGGCATTATTAGTCGAGAGAAACAACAAACAcgcagaagaaaagagagcaGAactaaaaaaaagaaaggttCAAGAAGCCTGTCTTGAACGTAAAATTGCGACTGCACGCACACAACAAgggacgacgaagacgg includes:
- a CDS encoding hypothetical protein (TransMembrane:2 (i229-252o264-287i)~BUSCO:38382at5125), giving the protein MTLDRTDMERLRADLIQRSRMERDGNSNQGIANADANANVDIEAGQGQPIMPEPRPRIAPLSRLLGRGEPASMTGQPQLPEIESVKSQDSNSNRPNAGRRFAVPSFLRIWDRNSNPSQTDDIRNATASPSPLLPIAEPLSLTRPEPVATPSSESQQSRRQRRQQSSPTSPLEAHLSELLGGPIDRQRRRRDHREGGRDGHRSRRSREQHPKYFLGCIPWVRSRRMRAQILRCMTSGLFLIILVTVYLCLSMASKVNTREMNIMLILVILFAAAFFFHGLIRLCLLIIKGNREAALRANRPPRYRGPRYAVPPVPIPVVLAQDEEAVGGDSEAAKVMPPAYGRWRETVRVDPNRLFWQRNENVDISQLRPNTRSGPRPPSYASEDGISYVVEAQPRSTAPTTDVPLPTHPSEMGRVSRVPTE